A region from the Mycolicibacterium litorale genome encodes:
- a CDS encoding NAD(P)/FAD-dependent oxidoreductase produces the protein MTHEWECVVVGGGAAGLSATLVLGRARRRTLLVDAGEQSNRFAEGIGGLLGFDQRPPAELYETGRRELEAYPTVEYRKGTVAHGAPQDDGFVLELDGGDQVTTRRVLLATGMQYCPPELPGLESMWGKSVFQCPFCHGWEMRDKRLASLAAGDEAVHAALMLRGWSDDVVLLTDGHPQLDGKDLDQLHNAGITIDDRRITELIGTGGQLEAIAFNDGSRLERDGLLVEAPLRQRSKLAEQLGASCTPGPLAVDTIGIDALHRTSAQTVFAAGDVCTEQPYVAGAIAAGAQAAMIIAQSLLSEQFGMPYPPE, from the coding sequence ATGACACACGAATGGGAATGCGTCGTCGTCGGTGGTGGCGCGGCCGGGCTGAGCGCCACGTTGGTCCTGGGCCGGGCGCGCCGGCGGACGCTGCTGGTCGACGCGGGTGAGCAGAGCAACCGGTTCGCCGAGGGGATCGGCGGGTTGCTCGGCTTCGACCAGCGCCCGCCGGCCGAGCTGTACGAGACGGGCCGCCGCGAGCTCGAGGCGTATCCGACGGTCGAGTACCGGAAGGGCACCGTCGCGCACGGCGCACCGCAGGACGACGGTTTCGTGCTCGAACTCGACGGCGGGGACCAGGTCACCACCCGCAGGGTGCTGCTGGCGACCGGGATGCAGTACTGCCCGCCCGAGCTGCCCGGCCTCGAGTCGATGTGGGGTAAGTCGGTGTTCCAGTGCCCGTTCTGCCACGGTTGGGAGATGCGGGACAAACGGCTCGCCTCGCTGGCCGCCGGTGACGAGGCCGTTCACGCCGCGCTGATGCTGCGGGGATGGAGCGACGACGTGGTGTTGCTGACCGACGGGCATCCGCAGCTCGACGGGAAAGACCTCGACCAGCTGCACAACGCCGGAATCACGATCGACGACCGCAGGATCACCGAACTGATCGGAACCGGCGGGCAACTCGAGGCGATCGCGTTCAACGACGGCAGCCGGCTCGAACGCGACGGTCTGCTGGTGGAGGCGCCGCTGCGGCAGCGGTCGAAGCTGGCCGAACAGCTCGGGGCGTCGTGCACGCCGGGTCCGCTGGCGGTGGACACGATCGGGATCGACGCACTGCACCGCACGTCGGCGCAGACGGTGTTCGCCGCCGGTGACGTGTGCACCGAACAGCCCTACGTCGCGGGAGCGATCGCCGCGGGCGCGCAGGCGGCGATGATCATCGCCCAGAGCCTGCTCTCCGAGCAGTTCGGGATGCCCTATCCGCCGGAGTGA
- the hrpA gene encoding ATP-dependent RNA helicase HrpA has protein sequence MSEPSLRELRNRLDGLTYRDAARLGRRLKQAKPGKLAQIAEQITAAEALVATRIAAVPAITYPDLPVSERRDDLAKAITENQVVVVAGETGSGKTTQLPKICLELGRGIRGTIGHTQPRRLAARTVAQRIADELHTPLGDAVGYTVRFTDQASDRTLVKLMTDGILLAEIQRDRRLLRYDTLILDEAHERSLNIDFLLGYLRELLPRRPDLKVIVTSATIEPERFAAHFNDAPIVEVSGRTYPVEIRYRPLEVPVISDESEDPDDPDHEIVRTPAPGLRASGSSELRDPTDAIVDAVRELEAEPPGDVLVFLSGEREIRDTAEVLRGELGPTTEVLPLYARLPTAEQQKVFAPHTGRRVVLSTNVAETSLTVPGIRYVVDPGTARISRYSRRTKVQRLPIEPISQASAAQRAGRSGRTAPGVCIRLYSQDDFEARPRYTDPEILRTNLAAVILQMAALGLGDVEQFPFLDPPEKRSIRDGVALLQELGAFDQQGGLTDIGRRLARLPLDPRIGRMILQADTEGCVREVLVLAAALSIPDPRERPADREDAARQKHARFADEHSDFVSYLNLWRYLGEQRKERSGSSFRRMCREEFLHYLRIREWQDLVGQLRSIARDLGIRESDAPAQPASVHAALLAGLLSHVGLRDGDGRDYQGARNTRFVLAPGSVLTKRPPRWIVVADLVETSRLFGRIGARIDPDTVERIAGDLVQRTHSEPHWDAERGAVMGFERVTLYGLPLVARRRVNYAQIDPELARELFIRHALVEGDWQTKHHFFRDNARLREELEEIEERARRRDLLVGDQEVFAFYNARVPENVVSARHFDAWWRKQRHRTPDLLTMTRDDLLRQEGADDLPDEWQAGDLTLPLTYRFEPGAADDGITVHVPVEVLARLGGDEFAWHVPALREELITALIKSLPKDLRRNFVPAPDTARDVLRTMDPGSGPLLESLQHELWRRSGVTVPLDAFDLEKIPAHLRVTFAVEKDGTEVARGKDLDTLQEQLAAPVRAAVARAVADGLERSGLRSWPDDLDELPRTVENTSGGHRVRGHPAFVDAGAAVDVRVFATAAEQRAAMGPGLRRLLRLSAPSPVKNVERALDTRRRLVLGANPDGSLAALIDDCADAAVDALVREPVWTRTEFDTLRQRVGAALVPTTLDIVNRVEKVLGAAHQAQVGLPATPPPAQAEAIADIRAQLAALLPKGFVTATGAAHLANLTRYLTAVTRRLERLPHAIGADRERMARVHAVQHAYAELRQSLSPSRAAAEDVRDIGRMIEELRVSLWAQQLGTPRPVSEQRIYRAIDAMNRDHSGG, from the coding sequence GTGTCCGAACCGTCCCTCCGCGAACTGCGCAACCGCCTGGACGGTCTGACCTACCGCGACGCCGCCCGCCTCGGCCGCAGGCTCAAACAGGCCAAACCCGGCAAGCTGGCGCAGATCGCCGAGCAGATCACCGCCGCCGAAGCGCTGGTCGCCACTCGCATCGCCGCGGTGCCGGCCATCACCTATCCCGACCTTCCGGTCAGCGAGCGCCGCGACGACCTCGCCAAGGCCATCACCGAGAACCAGGTGGTCGTCGTCGCCGGCGAGACCGGATCCGGCAAGACCACCCAGCTTCCGAAGATCTGCCTCGAACTCGGCCGGGGCATCCGCGGCACGATCGGCCACACGCAGCCGCGCCGCCTGGCCGCCCGCACGGTCGCGCAGCGCATCGCCGACGAACTGCACACCCCGCTCGGCGACGCCGTCGGCTACACCGTCCGCTTCACCGACCAGGCGTCCGACCGCACGCTGGTCAAGCTGATGACCGACGGCATCCTGCTCGCCGAGATCCAGCGGGACCGCAGGCTGCTGCGCTACGACACCCTGATCCTCGACGAGGCCCACGAGCGCAGCCTCAACATCGACTTCCTGCTCGGCTATCTGCGCGAACTGCTGCCGCGCCGGCCCGACCTCAAGGTGATCGTCACGTCGGCGACCATCGAGCCGGAGCGCTTCGCCGCGCACTTCAACGACGCGCCGATCGTCGAGGTGTCCGGTCGCACGTACCCCGTCGAGATCCGGTATCGCCCGCTGGAGGTGCCCGTCATCTCCGACGAGTCCGAGGACCCCGACGACCCCGACCACGAGATCGTCCGCACCCCGGCCCCTGGTCTTCGCGCAAGCGGCTCATCCGAACTACGCGACCCGACCGACGCGATCGTCGACGCGGTCCGGGAACTGGAGGCCGAGCCGCCCGGTGACGTGCTGGTGTTCCTGTCGGGGGAGCGGGAGATCCGCGACACCGCCGAGGTGCTGCGCGGTGAGCTGGGGCCGACGACCGAGGTGCTGCCGCTCTACGCCCGGCTGCCCACCGCCGAACAGCAGAAGGTCTTCGCCCCGCACACCGGGCGGCGCGTCGTGCTGTCCACCAACGTGGCGGAGACGTCGCTGACGGTGCCGGGCATCCGCTACGTCGTCGACCCCGGTACCGCCCGCATCTCCCGCTACAGCCGGCGCACCAAGGTGCAGCGGCTGCCGATCGAACCGATCTCGCAGGCCTCCGCCGCGCAGCGGGCGGGCCGGTCGGGGCGCACCGCGCCGGGTGTGTGCATCCGGCTGTACTCGCAGGACGACTTCGAGGCGCGCCCGCGCTACACCGACCCGGAGATCCTGCGCACCAACCTCGCCGCGGTGATCCTCCAGATGGCCGCGCTCGGCCTCGGTGACGTCGAGCAGTTCCCGTTCCTGGACCCGCCGGAGAAGCGCAGCATCCGCGACGGCGTGGCCCTGCTGCAGGAGCTCGGCGCCTTCGACCAGCAGGGCGGGCTCACCGACATCGGGCGCCGCCTCGCGCGGCTTCCGCTCGATCCGCGCATCGGCCGGATGATCCTGCAGGCCGACACCGAGGGATGTGTGCGCGAGGTGCTGGTGCTCGCCGCCGCGCTGTCGATCCCCGATCCGCGGGAACGCCCCGCCGACCGGGAGGACGCCGCCCGCCAGAAACACGCCCGCTTCGCCGACGAGCACTCCGACTTCGTCTCCTACCTCAACCTGTGGCGGTACCTCGGCGAGCAGCGCAAGGAGCGGTCCGGCAGCTCGTTCCGGCGGATGTGCCGCGAGGAGTTCCTGCACTACCTGCGGATCCGCGAGTGGCAGGACCTGGTCGGCCAGTTGCGCAGCATCGCCCGCGATCTCGGTATCCGCGAGTCCGACGCACCGGCGCAGCCGGCGAGCGTGCACGCCGCACTGCTGGCCGGTCTGCTCTCCCACGTCGGGCTGCGCGACGGCGACGGACGCGATTACCAAGGTGCGCGCAACACGCGGTTCGTGCTGGCGCCGGGTTCGGTGCTGACCAAACGGCCGCCCCGCTGGATCGTCGTCGCCGACCTGGTCGAGACGAGCCGGCTGTTCGGCCGGATCGGCGCCCGCATCGACCCCGACACCGTCGAGCGGATCGCCGGAGATCTGGTGCAGCGCACCCACAGCGAACCGCACTGGGACGCCGAGCGCGGCGCGGTGATGGGCTTCGAACGGGTGACGCTCTACGGGCTGCCGCTGGTGGCGCGCCGCCGCGTCAACTACGCGCAGATCGACCCGGAGCTGGCGCGCGAACTGTTCATCCGGCACGCGCTGGTCGAGGGGGACTGGCAGACCAAGCATCACTTCTTCCGTGACAACGCCCGTCTGCGTGAGGAACTCGAGGAGATCGAGGAACGGGCCCGGCGGCGCGACCTGCTGGTCGGCGACCAGGAGGTGTTCGCCTTCTACAACGCGCGAGTGCCCGAGAATGTCGTGTCCGCGCGGCATTTCGACGCGTGGTGGCGCAAACAGCGCCACAGGACTCCCGACCTGCTGACGATGACGCGCGACGACCTGCTCCGGCAGGAGGGCGCCGACGACCTGCCCGACGAGTGGCAGGCGGGGGACCTGACACTGCCGCTGACCTACCGCTTCGAACCGGGTGCCGCCGACGACGGCATCACGGTGCACGTACCCGTCGAGGTGCTGGCCCGCCTCGGTGGCGACGAATTCGCCTGGCACGTCCCGGCTTTGCGTGAGGAACTGATCACCGCACTGATCAAGTCCCTGCCGAAGGACCTGCGCCGCAACTTCGTCCCGGCGCCGGACACCGCACGGGACGTGCTGCGCACGATGGATCCGGGTAGCGGCCCGCTGCTGGAGTCCCTGCAGCACGAGCTGTGGCGGCGCAGCGGTGTGACGGTTCCGCTCGACGCGTTCGACCTCGAGAAGATCCCGGCGCATCTGCGGGTGACGTTCGCCGTCGAGAAGGACGGGACCGAGGTGGCGCGCGGAAAGGATCTCGACACGCTGCAGGAGCAGCTGGCCGCACCGGTGCGCGCCGCCGTCGCCCGGGCGGTGGCCGACGGGCTGGAGCGGTCGGGCCTGCGGTCGTGGCCCGACGATCTCGACGAGTTGCCCCGTACCGTCGAGAACACCAGCGGCGGCCACCGGGTGCGCGGTCATCCGGCGTTCGTCGACGCGGGCGCCGCGGTCGACGTGCGGGTGTTCGCCACGGCGGCCGAACAGCGGGCGGCGATGGGCCCGGGACTTCGGCGACTGCTGCGGCTGTCGGCGCCGTCGCCGGTCAAGAACGTGGAACGGGCGCTGGACACCAGGCGCCGGCTGGTGCTCGGCGCCAACCCCGACGGGTCGCTCGCCGCACTGATCGACGACTGCGCGGATGCGGCGGTCGACGCGCTGGTGCGCGAACCAGTCTGGACGCGAACCGAATTCGATACGCTGCGGCAACGGGTGGGCGCCGCGTTGGTGCCGACGACACTCGACATCGTCAACCGGGTGGAGAAGGTGCTGGGAGCCGCGCACCAGGCGCAGGTGGGGTTGCCCGCCACGCCGCCGCCCGCACAGGCCGAGGCGATCGCCGACATCCGCGCCCAGCTCGCCGCGTTGCTGCCGAAGGGCTTCGTCACCGCGACCGGTGCCGCGCACCTGGCGAACCTGACCCGCTACCTCACCGCGGTGACCCGCCGGCTCGAGCGGCTGCCGCACGCGATCGGCGCCGACCGGGAGCGGATGGCGCGGGTGCACGCCGTGCAGCATGCGTATGCCGAACTGCGACAATCACTTTCGCCCAGCCGGGCGGCCGCCGAGGATGTCCGTGACATCGGGCGGATGATCGAGGAACTGCGGGTCAGCCTGTGGGCCCAGCAGCTCGGCACCCCGCGACCGGTCAGCGAGCAGCGGATCTACCGGGCGATCGACGCGATGAACCGTGATCACTCCGGCGGATAG